A portion of the Terriglobia bacterium genome contains these proteins:
- a CDS encoding diguanylate cyclase, which produces MTEQQPKATSRVPAGAADHQRVISLDDIRFRLRRLENQDWWLWGAAVLVMLLLTFAIFSLSFSSILREQNPSYWLQLDIAVHGLFGLVLLFSLFVIYQQVLIKRLRRQLATQLAEMASLEARAETFERLAVVDPLTELYNRRFAKEHLPVEIARSARQGYALTALMLDLNGFKAINDQHGHAAGDCALQAFAHHLKRCFRSSDLPVRMGGDEFLVLLPECASEHVPKVLMHLRGLNLEYAGQKIEITFAAGWAEYRHGDTADDLLARADQALYADKHTRSAEQKVRVAEAEVAQQQKMMTVGQMAGGVAHDFNNLLTIIRGYSELLLDYIPVGDGMRDKVEEIDRAAQRAATLTRQLLSFSRKRQPQHDHRLELNRLVLGMETIIRSVLGKRYNLTFQLAPDLGSTRADPSQVEQVVLNLIVNARDAMPEGGSVILRVANAELDSAFVQAHPGSRLGSYVSLSVSDTGVGMDERTQAHIFEPFFTTKPEGQGTGLGLAIVYGVVKQTGSYIAVDSQSGRGSTFTVYFPRAATPAVVVQPATGAATAALP; this is translated from the coding sequence TTGACCGAGCAGCAGCCAAAAGCGACCAGCCGTGTGCCTGCCGGCGCTGCTGACCACCAGCGTGTGATCAGTCTCGATGACATTCGCTTTCGCCTGCGCCGGCTGGAAAATCAGGATTGGTGGCTCTGGGGAGCGGCTGTGCTGGTCATGCTGCTGCTTACCTTTGCCATCTTCTCGCTCAGCTTCTCCAGCATCCTGCGCGAGCAGAATCCGTCCTACTGGCTGCAACTGGATATCGCGGTTCACGGCCTGTTCGGGCTCGTCCTGCTGTTCAGCTTGTTCGTCATTTACCAGCAAGTTCTGATCAAGCGCCTGCGGCGGCAACTGGCAACGCAACTGGCTGAAATGGCCTCCCTGGAGGCGCGCGCGGAGACCTTTGAGCGCCTCGCCGTGGTGGACCCGCTCACCGAGCTTTACAACCGCCGCTTTGCCAAGGAACACCTGCCGGTTGAAATCGCCCGCTCCGCGCGCCAGGGATACGCCCTGACCGCGCTCATGCTGGACCTCAATGGCTTCAAGGCAATCAATGACCAGCATGGCCATGCCGCCGGCGATTGCGCCCTGCAAGCGTTCGCCCACCACCTGAAGCGCTGCTTCCGCTCCTCCGACCTGCCGGTGCGCATGGGCGGCGATGAGTTCCTGGTGTTGCTGCCGGAGTGTGCCTCCGAGCACGTTCCCAAGGTTCTGATGCACCTGCGCGGCCTGAACCTTGAGTACGCGGGGCAGAAGATCGAGATCACCTTTGCCGCCGGGTGGGCCGAGTACCGGCACGGCGATACCGCTGACGATCTCTTGGCCCGCGCCGACCAGGCCCTCTATGCCGATAAGCACACGCGCTCCGCGGAACAAAAGGTACGCGTCGCGGAAGCCGAAGTTGCCCAGCAGCAGAAGATGATGACGGTCGGGCAGATGGCGGGGGGCGTGGCCCACGATTTCAACAACCTGCTGACCATCATCCGCGGCTACAGCGAGTTGCTGCTCGACTACATCCCTGTCGGCGACGGGATGCGCGATAAAGTCGAGGAGATCGACCGCGCTGCCCAGCGCGCCGCCACCTTGACCCGCCAGTTGCTCTCTTTCAGCCGCAAGCGGCAGCCGCAGCACGATCACCGCCTGGAATTGAATCGCCTGGTGCTGGGCATGGAGACGATCATTCGATCGGTGCTCGGCAAGCGCTACAACCTTACCTTTCAGCTCGCCCCCGATCTCGGTTCCACGCGCGCCGATCCCAGCCAGGTGGAGCAGGTGGTGCTCAACCTGATCGTGAACGCGCGCGACGCTATGCCCGAGGGCGGCAGCGTGATCCTGCGAGTTGCCAACGCCGAACTGGATTCGGCATTTGTGCAAGCCCATCCCGGCTCACGCCTGGGCTCCTACGTCAGCCTCTCTGTCTCCGACACCGGCGTCGGCATGGACGAGCGCACCCAAGCGCACATCTTCGAGCCCTTCTTCACCACCAAGCCGGAAGGCCAGGGCACCGGGTTGGGATTGGCTATCGTGTACGGAGTTGTCAAGCAAACTGGCAGCTACATCGCAGTGGACAGTCAATCTGGCCGCGGCAGCACCTTCACCGTCTATTTCCCCCGCGCCGCCACGCCCGCGGTCGTAGTCCAGCCTGCAACCGGAGCCGCCACCGCTGCCCTGCCATGA
- a CDS encoding STAS domain-containing protein yields MLPSTGTSIHRLRLRTTPTAEAVVIHCTGRLTSDYTEELRDEFMRVLPGASRIVLDLRDLRHMDSSGLGTLVRLYVSAKSANCELELVNLNQRIKELLGLTNLLSVFSTCGQYLTKIP; encoded by the coding sequence ATGCTGCCCAGTACTGGGACTTCCATCCACCGGCTGCGCCTTCGTACCACACCCACCGCGGAGGCGGTTGTCATCCACTGCACGGGTCGCCTGACGTCCGACTATACCGAGGAGCTGCGCGATGAATTCATGCGCGTGCTGCCGGGCGCCAGCCGGATCGTGCTCGACCTCAGAGATCTGCGGCACATGGACAGTTCGGGGCTGGGAACGTTGGTGCGGCTTTATGTCTCCGCGAAATCGGCCAACTGCGAACTGGAGCTGGTGAACTTGAATCAGCGGATCAAAGAATTGCTCGGATTGACCAACCTGCTGTCGGTGTTCAGCACGTGCGGACAGTACCTCACGAAGATTCCATGA
- a CDS encoding heavy metal-responsive transcriptional regulator, translated as MRIGELAGELGTTAQAVRFYERAGLLREPERTKSGYRVYGATDVERLRFIRKAKELGFSLSEIGGILHMHDAGQVPCARVMEIAERHLRETRAEIRRLSRFRAELASALRRWRRTPTRTITGDAICALIERTVDDNHWKNRAVRSSGQRKGRV; from the coding sequence ATGAGGATTGGAGAGCTGGCAGGTGAGTTGGGGACGACCGCGCAGGCCGTCCGCTTTTACGAGCGCGCCGGATTGCTGCGGGAGCCGGAGCGCACGAAGTCGGGATACCGCGTATACGGCGCTACGGACGTGGAGCGCCTGCGTTTTATTCGCAAGGCGAAGGAGCTTGGGTTTTCGCTGAGCGAAATCGGCGGCATTCTCCACATGCACGATGCCGGGCAGGTGCCATGCGCCAGGGTCATGGAGATTGCGGAGCGGCATCTGCGGGAAACGCGGGCGGAGATCCGGCGCTTGAGCCGTTTCCGCGCGGAGCTAGCGAGCGCCCTCCGCCGCTGGAGGAGAACGCCGACACGCACTATCACCGGCGACGCCATCTGCGCACTGATCGAGCGCACGGTGGACGATAATCACTGGAAGAATCGCGCGGTTAGATCGTCAGGCCAGAGGAAAGGACGCGTATGA
- a CDS encoding prepilin-type N-terminal cleavage/methylation domain-containing protein, with translation MRKQKGFSLIELLIVVAIILIIAAIAIPNLLRSRIAANEASAVGSI, from the coding sequence ATGCGTAAACAGAAAGGCTTCTCATTGATCGAGCTGCTGATTGTGGTGGCAATCATCCTGATTATCGCCGCGATCGCCATTCCCAACCTGCTGCGCTCGCGCATTGCCGCGAACGAAGCTTCGGCGGTGGGTTCGATC